The Arvicola amphibius chromosome 6, mArvAmp1.2, whole genome shotgun sequence DNA window TGAGAGACCAAGTAAGGTTGAGAACATCAGAAACACATGATTGCTTGGGAGCCTGGGTCTGGGGGGTTCATACCTTTGGGTAAAGAGCGTCCATCTGGGAAGGTGACAGGTGTGCTGAGCTCTCTGGCTATAGCTGGGACAGGTGGGTAGAGCCTCATGGCCTCCTTGATGCACATGGTGGTGTAGGGCATCTTGTCCAGGTGGTCCCTGAAATGAGGCCCATCCTCAAAAGTCACACAGATATGGGAGGGCTAGAAGGCCTCTCCTATaagaagacagggtctccttCATCTTGAGTTTTTCTCACCAGGTGACAGAGGTTCCATCACCCAGGACACTCTGAAcctcctctctgcatctctgttggTGCTCAGGGTGTGTGGCCAGAGCATAGAAAATCCAGGATATTCCACTGGCTGTGGTGTCATGGCCCTCGAACATGAATGTATCCACCTCTGCACGCAGGTCCTCATCAgacaagctcttcccatcctccatctGAGTAAAGGTACAGGTAAGAGAGCAACGTTGGTATCTAATCTGTGTTTCTGGACCAAACCTCATCCCTGAACTCCACTCACTTTGGCAAGCAAGAGGATGTCCAAGAAATCCAAGCGcctcttcttcttcaccttctccAGCTGGTCCTCATTCTCCAGCTGAGCCTTCCTCATACTGATCATTCTGTCTGTCCCAGGACAACAGTTACCAGCTAGAGGTAAACTTTAGTGCAATGCAAGTACTCTTAATTCTACAGTCTTTGTGTCCAGCAGAACCCAGGATACATGAGTATGAGGATCAGGATTAAGAGTCTAGTTTCAGATTATTTAGGCCATGTCTCTATTCAGATTCACAGCCCACAGAAACAATGGCAAACATTGTCCCATGGGTCTCACAAAGCATCAATAATGTAATGACACTGGTAATTCCTGGGAAGCACTTCATGCTAATACCATACCTCCCCAAATTGTGATAAAGCAACACCCCGCACAAATGTATACCAGGTCCTACAGAGGCGCCAGGCCTGGTAGACTGAGCCTGAGGGAGGACATGATCATATTTTTGTCATGAgcctgagaaaggaagagagattggaggggagggaggtcaGAACCTGTGTGTTCATGGGCAACCCGACAGGCACGGTGGAATGCACGGCCACTGGAGGACAGATTGTAGATGATATTACTCTGGTGAAAGGCAGTCCTCACTCTTGAGTGAACCCCACGAGTCAGCTCTTCAACCGCCTGAATGTAGGATCTGAAATTTCCGCAGCTTAAAAGGCACAAAATACTGGTCACAGTGATGCCTGATTCACAGACATAGTAAGGTATCTGTAGATATTCCCCCAGTTGTGGGAACCTATAACACTGGGGTACAGACCACCTCTGTCTTACAGCAGTTTTGATCCTTAAGCTTTTGAAGATGGGTGAACACTCAGGtactgtggaatattcctttacactgtgattggtctaataaagaaactgattgaccagtagctcGACAGGATAAAGCTAGGTAGAAAAAAACGAACGAAGGACaggaaagaagggtagagtctgagagacaccagccagctgctgaggaagcaggatatgtagaaaatgaagtaacaagccatgagtcacGTAGTAGACCTtagattaaaaatatgggttaatattAAGTGAAAGAGCTTAATTaggaacaagcctgagctatcagccaagcatttataatttatattatgtatCCATGTCAGTTATTTGAGCAGCTGCTGGCTATTTGGGAGCAGGTAGTCGggacagaaaaactctgcctacacccAGGCTCCTGCACTCATTCTGCTATTGTTCCCATGGGTTCCTGTTTGGTGTCTGGGTTGTGTCTGGCTTGGAGTTTAACTTGGCCCAGAACTGGGTCAGAACCTTGCTTATTGCGGCTATGAGCATCTGAGCTGTCCCTCTAAAATGACTTCAGGTAAATTCACAACAGTTGGTAGCACCAAGGATCACACAGCTCAGGGGTGGTTACTTACTCATCCAGCTGGACACTGCCCTGGTAACTGAATGCACATTTCATGATTGTCTCCATGGTCATTAAGGAGACGTGTTGATAAATCTCCAGGGGGCTGTCCTGGCCAGCAAGCTGCTCCCACTTGTCCTGTGATAAGAAGGGGGAATTACCTTATTTTCTACTAAATACCTGTGTTAAAGAGACTGTGGCCTGCCTTTGAATCTACAGATAATCCGATCAGAATCTCACATCTTTGAGATCGGGGGAAAAACAGCATGAATCAAAGTTTTATAATCTGGTGTCTATtacaaaaatttaacaaaattgaatGCATCATTTCATGATGTCAAATCATAATTTTCACTTCTGTGAAAATACTTAGGACTTTTGATGAAATGGGCCTGGGTCGCCCTTGAGTTTTCTGATGGATTACTGGGCTCATAGACTCAAAAGGAACACATAGATGAGGACACGTGTGAGAACAGAAGAAAGCCTGCTAACCTCCACAAATATGCCTCCTCAGGACTATCACAGACTTTAATTTCTTCACTTACCAAAAATGTTCTGAGCACTGTGAATCAGAAATCAGGGTCTAATGAATGGTAATGATGCAGAACATTTGGACAGAAAGGTGCTGGCCTTGAGTCACTCAAGATGTCCAGGAAAAAACTTGATTTTGTGACATCCTTGGAAGTTGTCCTTTCTGACAGCAAAGCTGGCATTGTTCAGGTCACCCTAGAACTTACAGTCATGCTCTCTGCTGGGATTCCATTGTGATAAAGACTTTGGCCTATAATTACTAAGATGCCCTCTGTCTTAGAAAATGATTCCAGTATGGCTTGGTCCTGCTTATGATGACCTCTCCGTTAATCCACATTTGGGAAACTCACTACAGTAATGAGATGAGTGGCACTCTGTAGTGATAAGGCGCagccctgcttttcatcccgccctgctcccgcacggctagctttgccccagaaataattacacggaaactgtattcatttaaacactgccttgcccattagtttcagcctcttattagctaattctcacatcttgctttaacccatatttagtaatgtgtgtagcaccatgaggtggtgtcttaccgggaaagattcagcatgtctgacctggtggctggctccatgacatctgtctcactgaggagaggcatggcatctgcccgagacgtctgcctcactcccagcatcctgttctgtctactccatccacctatgttctgacctatcaggctaagcagtttctttattaattaaccaatgaaatcatcagagagatagaagacacacctacatcagcacTCCTTGTGACTGTGTATAATAGGTATGGTTGGGCCAGTGTGTGAGTGTTGAGTCATGTGCACCTTGAATACTTGTATGGgtataaaaaagaagaacagaggaaataaaatggtATGGAAAAGAggggaagatagatagatagatagatagatagatagatagatagatagatagatagatagatagatagatgctagatTGACATATTGGTAGACAGATACTCACTAGCATCACACGGACAGAATCTGCCATGATTCCCACATAAGGCTTAAGAATATCATAGTGGAAGGCTGGAGTTAACATCCGCCGGTGTTGGAAccacttctttccttccaacaGGAGCAACCCATAGCCTAGGCCAgagatatgtatacatatttgttgAAGAAAGAGGGAGCCAGAGACCATACGAATATTTTGGAAGGAACTATGGTTTGAAATAAGCAAAACAACCCCCAAAGAAGGTAGAATTTCTTGGGCAAAGGCTTAAACAGCATAATGCAGTTCAGAAATGGAAGTCATAGAGATAGGGTGGTGTGATTGTCATGATCGTGACAGCGGTAAGCTCAAGGTTGGAAAATAGTCGTGAAGAACAGAAGTGCCGATTGGAATTTCAGAGGAATGATGTGCCAAAAGTTGAACTTCAGGTGGGCTCAGCATTAGAAAGGAGTGAGTCTggctagaagaagaaaaataagacttGATTTAGGGAGACACCATGACAGAAGCCACAGTCACCAGTTACCCTATGATATAAAGACAGTTGTTGGGATAACTAAGTGGGTAGTAATCTCAGTCCTGGTTTAGACATACATACCAATCCAGGGAGCAAAGAAACCATATGTTTTTACGGGCTTTGGATCTGCAAGAGAAGACTGATATGAACAGCTAATCAAAGATTAGATAAAACATCCCTGAGCAGACTGTTTTTCAGACTCTGACCTGTCAGAAACTCCTGATGACTTTCAGTGGCTATTTTATACACTCCCCTCATCCTTTTCTATCCCAGTTCTCAAAGCTGGCCTCAGAAAGCAGGCTTTattgtttctgtcactgtgatgttcagaaagaaacacaagtcaTGTCTTTAATGGAAAAGAGTAAGAGAGCTTTATGGCTCTTCTGTAGTTAGTTGTGGCTTTAGTAATTCTATGACCCCAGAAAATCAACAATTAGAGCTTTAAGATCTAAGTCATTGTGCACATGTGGGTTAGACCAAGGAGAATGATTAGCAGTCCTTAGAAATTGTTGGCTGAAGTGCCATTCTTTCCTGGAATTTCACAGACCTACTGCAGCCACAATGCGGTT harbors:
- the LOC119817918 gene encoding cytochrome P450 4A11-like; amino-acid sequence: MGFFELNHITNVFDISGLLQVISLFGLLLLLSKAAQYYLHRQWLLKCLQQFPSTPSHWLFGNLLKEQELQQTLLWVEKFPTTCSKWFWGNKASVVIYDPDYMKLILGRSDPKPVKTYGFFAPWIGYGLLLLEGKKWFQHRRMLTPAFHYDILKPYVGIMADSVRVMLDKWEQLAGQDSPLEIYQHVSLMTMETIMKCAFSYQGSVQLDDCGNFRSYIQAVEELTRGVHSRVRTAFHQSNIIYNLSSSGRAFHRACRVAHEHTDRMISMRKAQLENEDQLEKVKKKRRLDFLDILLLAKMEDGKSLSDEDLRAEVDTFMFEGHDTTASGISWIFYALATHPEHQQRCREEVQSVLGDGTSVTWDHLDKMPYTTMCIKEAMRLYPPVPAIARELSTPVTFPDGRSLPKGFMVSLSFYGLHHNPRLWPNPEVFDPSRFAPNAARHSHAFLPFSGGSRNCIGKQFAMNELKVAVALTLLRFELLSDPTRVPVLVPRSVLRSKNGIYLRLRKLK